AAGGCGCCGGGCGTGTCAATCAGCGTCACGATGGGCACGTTGAATTTTTCGGCCAGCTTCATCAGGCGCAGGGCCTTGCGGTAGCCCTCGGGGTTGGGCATGCCGAAGTTGCGAAACTGGCGCTGCTTGGTATTGTGGCCCTTTTGCTGCCCGATGAACATCACCGGCTGCCCATCTATTTCGCCGAAGCCGCCCACCATGGCCTTGTCGTCGGCCACAGTGCGGTCGCCGTGCAGCTCCACAAATTTCTGGGCCATCCCATCTATGTAGTCTAGGGTGTAGGGCCGCTCGGGGTGGCGCGAGAGCTGCACCCGCTGCCAACGCGTGAGGTTAGCGTAAGTTTCTTTCTTGAGGTTTTTGATTTTGGCCTCCAATGCCGTCACGGCATTGGTCACGTCCACGTCGCTATCGGCGGCCAGACGCTGCATTTCCTGGAGCTTGCCCTCAAGGGCAGCGATGGGTTGTTCAAAATCGAGTAGCATTGCGGGCACGGCTGGTGGAAGAAGCGAGTTGATACGTTGGCAGACGGCCCCGGGGCCCATCCAACTCCGCCAAAAAAGCGGTTGGCAAAGGTAAATCATCCGCCGTTGGCGCGCCCACCAAAAAACAATGAGCCTGAAAAACAACAGACAAGCTCCAAAACCAGGTGCCGTAAGGAGAAAAAATGCCTCCCATCTTGCAAACGCCCATTTTCTTACCCTACCTTTGTATCACCAAAACGGAAAAACACACGGTTTTTCAGTTCGGTAAACGGTTTGGTAGTTCAGTTGGTTAGAATGCCGCCCTGTCACGGCGGAGGTCGCGGGTTCGAGTCCCGTCCAGACCGCAACCGTTCGTAACGGAAACCCCTAAAAGTCGCTCCCCTGGTAACAGAAGCGGTTTTTAGGGGTTTTTTGCTTTTGGACGATTTGGCATTTGTACCCCGATTTGGCTGGATTTGGCTCCCAATTGCGCTCCCAATTGCACCCCCCAAACCAACCGTTTTATGCTGACCATTCAGTTTGACCGCCGGGCCGACCGCCCGGATGCCGCGGGGCGCTGCCCCATCCATTTACGGGCGTACTTCGACGGGCTGCGGCTGCGCGTGGCCACCCGGGAAAAGTGCCTTAGCACCGAGTGGAACGCCGAGAAAGGCAAATTCAAGAAGCCCTTTCCGGGCTTGACCGAGGCCAACGAGTACCTGGAAATGCTGACCGAAAGGATGCAGGCGCGGTACCGGCAGTTGCGTTCGGCGGGGGCGGCGGTAACGGTTGAGGCGCTAAAAGCGGCACTCGCTCCGCCGGCAGCGGCGGCGCCCAAAGCGGAGGAGCCGGCCCCAATTATGCTGACGGACCTTTACGCTGACTACCAGGCGGCCCTGAAGGCGCGGGGCAACCTGGCGCAGTCGCTGGTGTCGGTGGCCACCACCCTCACCCACCTGAACGGGTTTGAAAAGGTGCTCAGGCGCCAGCTGCTGCTCAGCGATTACGACCTGGCCCTGCACGACAAGTTTTTGGCCTACCTGCGCGAAAAAAAGAAGCTGGGGCAGAACACGGTGTGCAAAACGGTGAAGCACTTGAAGGCCTTTCTGCGCTACGTGCGCGAAGACCGACGCATGCCAGTGGCCGTAGAAGCACGGGAGATGAAGATCCGCTGGGCCGAGGTGGAGAAGGTGTACCTGAGCGCCGCCGAACTGGCTTTGCTGGAAAAAGCCCTGCTGCCCTCTGCACTGGTGGCGACTCGGGACGCGTTCCTGTTCTGCTGCTACACCGGGCTGCGGCACTCGGACTTGACGGAGCTCAGCCAAGCCAACGTGCAAACCTGGGACGGCAGCCGCATCCTGCGGCTAACGCAGACCAAAACGCGCACGGCGGTCAGCATTTACCTCACGCCCCCGGCGGCGGCTTTGCTGGACAAGTACGACGGGACGCGGGCCCACTTGCTGCCGGCGACGTCGAACCAGGTGATGAACCGCAACCTGAAGCGCATCGCGCAACTGGCCGGGCTGCGGGACCTGGTGGAAGTGGTGACCATTGAGGAAGGCAAGGTGGTGAAGCGGCAGCAGCCCAAGCACGAGCTGGTGAGCATGCACACGGCGCGGCACACGTTCGCGGTGCTCTCGCTGATGCGGGGGCTGCCGGTGGCGGTGCTGCAGAAGGTGCTGGGCCACGCCAAGATTCAAACCACGATGCTCTACGCCAAGATAGTGGAGGATTTTCAGCACCAGGAGATGCGGCGGATTTGGGAGTTTGGGGGCGCGGCGGCGCCGGGTGGGGCCCCGGCGGCCAACCCGGTTTGCGTAATTGAGGCAGCGGTGGCGTAAACACGCACCCAAAACGGAAAGGCTCGGCTTGGCAACGGCCAACGCCGGGCTTTTTACTTGGGTACCCCACGCAGGAGGTCGGCCGGCACAGGTTGGGCCGGCCCTTTGGGGCCCAAGTCGCAGCCAACCTTAAAGCAGCTACCCTTGAATCAGCCTTGTTTTGAAGGTAGGACGTTATTTGGGGGTAATTTTGAGGCCAGGTTGGGGAGCTAACCTTTAATTCGACTTGTTTTGATGCCAATGCCGTGGTTATTCGCCAGGGCGGCAGCGGCCCCCGCGCGGGCAAGGCCATCTACACGCCGCCCGGGGCGCGGGCGTGGCGGAAGCCAAGCTCGACAACTTGGTGGCGTTCCTCAACGACGACGAGGCCTATCCGCTGCACCCGCTGCTGAAGATGGCCATCGGGCACTACCAATTCGAAGCTATTCACCCGTTCCAGGAATCTAAGCGCACCACTTGCCCAATCAAATGCTCGAGCGCGTAAGCGGCTCGGCCAACGGTACTGGTCGCGGCGCGCTGGACAGTTAAAGTGTTCATTATTCTTGAGTGTTCATAAATAGTGAACGCTCAAGAATAATGAACACTCAGGCAGAAGGCAAAGGAATAGCGCATGGAACCAGGGCGCGACACCTGGACGTGGACTTGAGCAGCACCGCGACTTACAAGACCGAATCGAAGCACTGTACCTTTTTTAAGGGACTGCAAGCACAGCGGCGACACCCGAGAATTTCCGAACCAAGTCGGCACCGCTGAGTACATCAAACGGAATTTGGCCGACTATCCTTTGTTAAACTCGCCGATGTGCCACAAGATGCCAGAGGGGTCGATGACGAAACCCTCCTTGCCCCAGGCCTCCTGCCGAATAGGCATAATTCGTACGCCCTCGTACTTACTGGGCAAGTCCAGCGCCGCTAGTTCCGCCCAATGCTGCTCCACGTCCGCAACTTCCAAAAACAGCATGGTGTTGTCAACCCAGTCTTGCACGTAGGCATCCTGCAGGTAAAAGCCTACGCTCAGTAGCGAGAAGTACGACATAACTGGTGAAAGAACCACTTCGGTGAAACCGAAAGCGCGGTAAAAACGGCGCGAAACGGCGAAGTCTTTGGCTCCGATAAAGGGACGGATAGAAAGGGGTTGTGAGGGCATGTTGTCAGAAGGTGAGGAAGATTCTTGCGGAATGGGGCCAGCATTGCGGGGTAAAATAGGCTTCTTGGCCAACTAGTCGTTGAGGCAGGGGCGGGCAAGGACGTTCTGGCTACCTACTGTCCACGCAGCTCGACCGCCTTAGGCGCGCAGGGCCCCCACGTGCCGGTAGGTGTTCAGGAGCACGCCCGTGGCCGTGGCCTGCGTGCTGACGAGCGCGAGCTCGCGCGGGGCGGCCCGGTCCAAGAAGAAGCGCTTGCCGAAACCAGGCGTTTTTGGCCAGCTGCTGCACCTGAGCTAGGCTGCTCACCCGCATCCAGGTGAAGGCCATACCCTGGGTGCGGCTCCAGAAGTGGCAGCGGGCCTCGGCCGCCGTGGCGTGCAGTAGCAGCTGAAACACCTGCCCCCCGGCCCCGGCCCCCCGGCCCCGGCCCAGCGGCCCCGGCCCAGCGGCCCCGGCCCAGCGGGCCTCTACCGTGGCGCCCGCGGCCCCGGCCGGGCCGCATTCTACCTGCTGAAAGCCGGTGCGGGCCAGCCAGGCGGCTACGGGGACCACCAGGTCCCGGCAATCCGCCGGTAAGCCGTAGGGAGCAGAAGCTTCCATCGTGTTTGCGTGACTTCGCGGCAGGCTTCGTTACTTGCCGCAGTGGTCGTACAAACATACAAGTATAAGCTCTATTGAGCTATCATAATTGTGCTTAAAAAATGAGTTTGTAAACACAAAATGGCGCAAACCAATATTAATGAGAGACTAAAATTTCTGATTGAAGCTCTCGGCATGAGTGCTAGAGCATTCAGCGCAGCAATAGGCTCAGGAGACACTAATACCCGCAACTATCTTGATAGAGGCTCAAAGCCAGGAGCAGACTATCTGGAGAAGATCATGCGCCGATTTGAGACCGTCAATTCGGCGTGGCTGATCACAGGTGATGGCGAGCCTTTCCTACCTGGGGCCCCAGCACCAGGTACGCTCACTCAAACCCAGAAAAAAAATCGGCAAAGCCAAAAGGGCAGCCAGGGGAACTTCATCCAGACCAACCATGGGGTCATCAGCTACAGCATCGCGGACTGCGAGAAGGAACGCGATACATACAAAGCCAGCGTCGAGAGCTATAAGAAGGAAGTAGAGCTACTGCGCGAGCAGCTGGCCATGAAGGATACCGTGATAGCAGCTAAAGACCAGACCATCGATTTGCTTAAGGAGAAAGCAGGCCGATCAAATTAATTCTATGAAAAAGCCCCTATCAGAAGCATTAATAGATAAAATGACTATTGTATTCAGCACTAGGGACGAGCTGAATAAAGAATCAGATAGGGGCTGCTGTTTAATGGCAGCAGCTTTTCTTGATGAAGAACTTCGTGATCTACTTGCTATTAAATTAGTAGGCTCTAAAAAGTCGCTCGATCAACTATTCGAGTTCAATGGCCCACTCGGCTCTTTCTCCGCAAGAATTAAAATGTGCTTCGCCCTAGGCCTTATCAGCGAACTGGCATTGCATGATTTAGAGATTATTAGAAAGATAAGAAATGAATTTGGGCATAAGCATAAGCCAATAAGTTTTAATACTCCTGAATTCAAGGCTAGGATTGATAATCTAAAGGGCCATCTATATGAGCCTAATAAAGCTGAACCGAAGCATATTTTTATTAATTGTGTAGTGGGCATCTTGGCTCAAATTCACGGTTCTGGCTTCACTATCAAAAAGTTTGTAGAACAAAAAGCTCCGCCCGTGCCTAGCGCCGAACTAAAAAAGCGCGTGGAAGAATCACCTACCGAAACAGCTTTTGAAATGATTGAGCAGCTTATTGAGAAAATAGCTAAGAGCTCCGGCAAGGAATAGAATTTCTTGCCGGAGCTCTTAGCTATTTTCTAGTTACTAA
This genomic stretch from Hymenobacter sp. PAMC 26628 harbors:
- a CDS encoding acetyl-CoA carboxylase carboxyltransferase subunit alpha: MLLDFEQPIAALEGKLQEMQRLAADSDVDVTNAVTALEAKIKNLKKETYANLTRWQRVQLSRHPERPYTLDYIDGMAQKFVELHGDRTVADDKAMVGGFGEIDGQPVMFIGQQKGHNTKQRQFRNFGMPNPEGYRKALRLMKLAEKFNVPIVTLIDTPGAFPGLEAEERGQGEAIARNLKEMFMLKVPVICVIIGEGASGGALGIAIGDRVLMLENTWYSVISPESCSSILWRSWDYKEQAAEALKLTATDMQKAGLVDGIVKEPLGGAHTDPDAMIATLKKTLLKTIKELAAVPAAERISQRIDKFSAMGVVVE
- a CDS encoding site-specific integrase, which codes for MLTIQFDRRADRPDAAGRCPIHLRAYFDGLRLRVATREKCLSTEWNAEKGKFKKPFPGLTEANEYLEMLTERMQARYRQLRSAGAAVTVEALKAALAPPAAAAPKAEEPAPIMLTDLYADYQAALKARGNLAQSLVSVATTLTHLNGFEKVLRRQLLLSDYDLALHDKFLAYLREKKKLGQNTVCKTVKHLKAFLRYVREDRRMPVAVEAREMKIRWAEVEKVYLSAAELALLEKALLPSALVATRDAFLFCCYTGLRHSDLTELSQANVQTWDGSRILRLTQTKTRTAVSIYLTPPAAALLDKYDGTRAHLLPATSNQVMNRNLKRIAQLAGLRDLVEVVTIEEGKVVKRQQPKHELVSMHTARHTFAVLSLMRGLPVAVLQKVLGHAKIQTTMLYAKIVEDFQHQEMRRIWEFGGAAAPGGAPAANPVCVIEAAVA
- a CDS encoding Fic family protein, giving the protein MAEAKLDNLVAFLNDDEAYPLHPLLKMAIGHYQFEAIHPFQESKRTTCPIKCSSA
- a CDS encoding transcriptional regulator gives rise to the protein MAQTNINERLKFLIEALGMSARAFSAAIGSGDTNTRNYLDRGSKPGADYLEKIMRRFETVNSAWLITGDGEPFLPGAPAPGTLTQTQKKNRQSQKGSQGNFIQTNHGVISYSIADCEKERDTYKASVESYKKEVELLREQLAMKDTVIAAKDQTIDLLKEKAGRSN
- a CDS encoding MltR family transcriptional regulator is translated as MKKPLSEALIDKMTIVFSTRDELNKESDRGCCLMAAAFLDEELRDLLAIKLVGSKKSLDQLFEFNGPLGSFSARIKMCFALGLISELALHDLEIIRKIRNEFGHKHKPISFNTPEFKARIDNLKGHLYEPNKAEPKHIFINCVVGILAQIHGSGFTIKKFVEQKAPPVPSAELKKRVEESPTETAFEMIEQLIEKIAKSSGKE